A stretch of DNA from Parabacteroides pacaensis:
GCTAGAAGCTAATGTATGTGCAAGATTTTTAATGTGAATTTCAGCAGGATTTGTATTTCCTGAGTCAACGATACTAATCTGATTATACCATTGTCTTAGAATCTTTGTAAACTCATTGTCGAAACTTCGTTTGACATTATTAACTATATGAGATGTTGCAGCAGACAATTCTTTAAAATCAGCATGACGCTTGTCGAAATATGGGTCATCATCAAACAGACTGCGTAATACTCAAATCCATGCTTTGTTGGTTGTGCATAATTACGAAAAATTACCTTGTTGGAAATATTTTTATCTGGCAAGGTAATATTTCGTACTCCAAATAAAGGGATATTACTCTCTTCAAATGCAAGTTATAAAAGCACGATAATAAGAACATGATACCTTTGAGTGCTTAAAATTCAGTGTCATTCAAACACACCATCCACTAAATTGACCGCTTCAACTTTCTTGCTATCAACGATTTTAGCGGATATCTATGTGGCTTTCACGTTGGAGTGATCGAGCAGTTTGTTAGTGATATAAAGGTCTGCGCCCAGTGTCAGCAAAAATAATCCAAAAACGAGTATCGTTTTAAGTAACAAAAATAGCGAAGAATAATGATTTTTAAGGAATACATCAGAAACCACCTAATTTGTATAAATGGCTAATAATCATTATTTACATAGACTTTCTTTGTTTTTATTTTCCCTTCTTTCGCATGCATTAGTTGATTTATATTAATATTCTCTCAGTTAAATCAACTTTGTTTACATTGTTAAATAAAAAAATAATCCATCCCTTTATTTTTTTATCTATTTATTCTCTTCCCTCTATCTCTTTCCTTTGTCATGTTAATTAACACTTATACTGATATCCATGAAACAAATAAATTTCATACAAAAAATGGAGGAAAGAGATGAATAGTTTCTATTGGAGTACTGACGGAAGGTAATTGTTTTATTTATTATAAAACAAAATATTTTACACTTTCGTATCCTCTCATGTATATTGTTTATCACTTTTATAAGGGATAAACAATAGAAACAGAATTCTTAGATAAAAAAATAACGTGTAATCTTAAAAGACAATGTATGAAAAAGCATGCTAAACAAATTAGTCATGTGCGAAAGCTGGCTACGAACTATTTGATAGGATTCAGCCTGTTATTTTCCTTTGGACTTTATTCTCCTCATCTGTCTGCTCACACAAAAGAAATAGAAGAAAGGGAACAAAACGACAAAGTGATACAAATATCAGGACGTGTAACAGACGAACAGGGAGAACCCCTACCCGGCGCAACGGTCATGGTAGAAGGAACCTCGCGGGGAGCAATTGTTGATAACGAGGGGAATTTTGAACTGAACGGAGTCCCTGAAGACGGAAAGATCATAGTTTCTTTTATCGGAATGGAATCCCAAATTTTGCCGGTAGAAAGGAAAACTACATTCCATATTACCCTGAAAGAAAAGAAAAACGAACTGGAAGAAGTAGCCATCGTAGCTTTTGCCAAGCAGAAAAAAGAAAGTGTACTAGCTTCTATTACTACCGTCAAGCCAGCCGAGCTGAAAGTACCCAGCAGCAATTTAACAACCTCTCTTGCCGGAAGAGTTGCCGGCTTGATTTCTTACCAGCAAAGCGGAGAACCGGGGCAAGACAATGCACAATTCTTTATTCGCGGCATTACCTCTTTCGGAGCAAAAGCAAAAACAAACCCGCTGATTTTGATCGATGGGATAGAACTGAGTGCCGATGATCTGGCCCGTTTAAATACGGACGACATTGCGAGCTTTTCCATTATGAAAGATGCAACGGCTACCGCTTTATACGGAGCCAGGGGAGCAAACGGAGTGATCCTTGTAACTACCAAAGAAGGAAAAGAAGGGAAAGTAGCGGTATCTTTCCGTATCGAGAACTCTTTTTCTTCGCCCACACGGAAAATTGATCTGGCAGACCCGGTTACCTATATGAAATTGCACAATGAATCGGTCAAAACCAGGAATCCCTTAGGCCTGCAACCCTACTCTTTGGAAAAAATAGCGATGACGGAACGGGGGCTGTATCCGGATTTATATCCTACTACCGATTGGTATAATTATATGTTTAAAGATTATACGATGAACCAGCGGGCCAACTTTAGTGTAAGTGGGGGCGGAGCCATAGCCCGCTATTATGTGGCAGCTTCCCTTTCCAATGATAATGGAAACCTGAAAATGGATAAACGAAATAATTTTAATACCAACATAGACCTGAAAAAATATGTAATCCGTTCCAATATCAATATTAATATTACAAAAACCACCGAAGCCGTTATCCGTTTACATGCTACATTTGATGATTACACGGGACCGTTAGACGGTGGTGCCGGGCTTTATAGCAAAGTAATGCAAGCCAATCCGGCATTATTCAAACCCTATTATGAACCCGACGAAACGAACCGGTATGCTAAACACATCTTATTCGGTAACTATGGCAAGGCAGATTATATTAACCCCTATGCCGAAATGCTGAAAGGATACAAAGACTGGAGTAAAACCCTGATGCTGGCCCAATTCGAAGTAAAGCAAAACTTTGACTTTATAACCGAAGGGTTAAAAGGCCGTTTTTTATTTAACACCAACCGCTATTCCGAATACGATGTGCAACGTTTTTACAAACCGTTTTATTACAACGTAATGTCTGCCGAAGCCAATGCGGAATATAAGCTAGACCCGCTAAATCCTCAAGACGGCACAGAATATATCGATTACCAGGAAGGAAATAAATATGTCAATTCCGTTATTTACCTGGAAACTGCTTTGGAATATCAGAAAACCTTTGCGAAAGTTCATAATCTAAGCGGGCTATTGGTATACATTATGCGGCAATATTCCACTGCTAACGGAGGCTCCCTCCAGGCTTCCCTTCCTCAAAGGAATGTAGGCCTCTCCGGACGTTTTACGTATGATTACGATAACCGTTATTTCGTTGAACTTAACTTCGGATACAATGGATCGGAAAGGTTTTCCGATAACAACCGCTTCGGGTTTTTCCCTTCCGTGGGAGCTGCCTGGTATATTTCGAACGAAAAGTTCTTCGAACCCGTCAGGCCGGTAATTACCCAGTTGAAATTAAAAGGGACATACGGCTTGGTAGGAAATGATGCGATAGGAGATGCAAACGACCGGTTTTTCTACCTCTCCCAGATCGAGATGCAAAGAGATAACCGGAGTGTTTCTTTCGGAGAATACTTAAATAATAAAATCCTGGGAGTGGAAACCGTACGGTATGCCAATGAAAATATCGGTTGGGAAACTTCTTATAAAACAAACTTAGGAATTGAATTCAGCCTCTTTGACAAGTTTACTCTTTTAGCCGATCTTTTCCATGATAAAAGAACGAATATTTTAGTAGACCGTATTGTGCCGGCTTCCATGGGATTGAGCGCCTCTAAAACCACCCAGGCTAATTTAGGTGTGGCCATGAGCCAGGGTGTAGATATGGAAGCCAATTACCAGCATAACTTTACAAACGATCTTTGGGTAACAGGGCGCGGTACGTTTACCTATGTAAACAGTAAAGTAAAAGATTGGGAAGAACCGGATTATAGTAAAACTCCCTGGTTATCCAAGAAGAACCGTCCCATCGGTCAAGTATTCGGCTATATCGCGGAAAGGCTTTTTATTGACGAAGAAGATATCAAGACTTCTCCCCGCCAAATCGGGGAATATATGCCGGGAGATATCAAATATCGCGACATTAACGGGGATGGTAAAATTTCGACCCTCGACCAGGTTCCCATCGGCTTTCCCCAATCTCCGGAAATAAATTACGGATTTGGAGTTTCGGTAGGATATAAAGGTTTCGATGCTTCCGTATTTTTTCAAGGATCCGCCCGTCAATCCTTTTGGATCGACACGAAACAAACCAGTCCCTTTGTCGATATAAACGATAGTTATACGGGAAATAATGCCCTACTGAACGCCTATGCCAATAGTCATTGGTCGGAAGCCAACCCGGATATCTATGCTTTATGGCCCCGGCTGTCGAACTACCTGGTCGATAATAACCAACAAACAAGCACTTGGTTTTTGCAAGATGCTACGTTTATCCGGTTAAAATCCATGGAGGTAGGATACACTATTCCTCAAAAAATAACCAGGAAAATCGGAATTAATAATTTCAGAGTGTATGTAAGCGGGACAAATCTCTTGACTTGGAGCAAATTCAAATTATGGGATCCGGAAATGGCAGGAAATGGTTTAGGATATCCCGTACAACGTGTCATAAATACAGGACTTAATTTAACCTTCTGAACCTATGAAAATTATACTTATTCAGAAACTATACAAATTCATAGCAATGAAAACAATATATACTTATACGGTAACTTTTGTAATGTCTGTCATTGCAGCAAGCTGTAATTATCTGGATGTAGTCCCGGATAATATTACGGTGCTGGACAATGCCTTTTCCAGCCGCTATACGGCAGAACAATACCTGGCTACCTGCTATTGGCATGTGCCTTATGGAGACGAGAATCAAAATCCGGCCATGCTGGGATCGGCGGAAGGTATTTTCAATAACGACAAGAGTGCATGGGGAATGACTATCGCCAAAGGCAATAACAGTGCTGCCAATCCGGCTATTGACCATTGGAGCGGTACCAACGGCGGAAGAAACGTATATAACGGCATCCGCGATTGTAATGTTTTTCTGGAAAATATAGATAAAGTAAGAGATTTGAATAATCTTGAACGGGAACAATGGAGAGCAGAAGTAAAAGTATTAAAAGCTTATTTCCATTTTTATCTTTTACGTTATTATGGTCCGATTCATATCATTCGGGAAAATCTACCGGTGTATGAAGAACTTAGCAAAGTTCAATTGTACAGAGAACCGGTAGACGACTGTTTTAAATATATTATCGAGCTTTTGGACGAAGCGATCGATTCCGAAGCTCTTCCTTCTATCATACAAAATACGCAACGGGAATTAGGACGCATTACTTTACCTGCCGCACTTATGATGAAGGCACGGGTAATGATGTATTGGGCCAGCCCGTTATTCAACGGAAATACCGACTATGAAGCTTTTAAAGACCAGAAAGGTAATCCTTTTTTTAACCAGGTGTACGATAAAGAAAGATGGACGCAAGCTGCGGCTGCATGTGAAAAGGCCATCCGGGTTTGCAATGAGAACGGAATACGTTTATACGACCGGCAAGATTTTAAGACCCAATATGCCATTTCAGACTCTACGATATTAAATTGTGTACTACGAAACTCTTATTCGGAAAGGTGGAATCCGGAAATTATCTGGGGAAACACAAATATAATCGTACATACCATGCAGCAAGTGGCGCAAGCCGGCTTACGCCCCGTAACTTCTAATATTGTATATAGTTATTATGCTGTTCCTATCAATACGGTGGAACAATTTTATTCCGATAAAGGAGTATTTATAGAAGAAGACGTAACTTTCGATTATGCGAATCGATACAAGCTACGTACCGCCGGCGAAAAAGATAAATATTACATCGAGAAAGGGCAGCAAACTGCTAATCTGAATTTTAACCGCGAACCTCGTTATTATGCCTTTCTTGCTTTCGATAGAGGAAAATGGTACGGTATAGGAAAACTGGATAATGATGCGGAGACCTGGCATGTAGAAGGCAAATTAAAAGAATATTCGGCAGCTTACGACCCGGGGAATTATTCGGCTACCGGCTACTGGCCTAAAAAAATCGTTAGTCTGAAAAGCGGATACGAAAGCGAAAAAGATTACCGGATCGAAACGTATGCCTTTCCGGAACTACGCTACTCCGATTTGCTGCTCTATTATGCAGAAGCATTGAATGAAATGAAAGAGGCTCCGGACCAGGCGGTGTATGATGCGATTGACCAAATAAGAAAACGTGCCGGGTTGGAAGGGGTGTGCGAAAGCTGGGCAAAGTATTCCAAATATCCCAATAAACCCCTATCGAAAGCAGGCATGAGAGAGATCATCCACCGGGAACGCCTCATAGAGCTGGCTTTTGAAAATGCCCATTACTGGGATTTACGCAGATGGAAAGAAGCGATCACTACTTTAAACCGTCCTGTGAAAGCATGGAATGTATTGAGTGATAATAATGACGACTATTACACCGTTAAAGTATACTTTACACAGAAATTCTCCCAACGGGATTATTTGGCACCTATTCCGGAATCCGAGCTGATTAAGAATCCGTTACTTATACAGAATCCCGGTTGGTAATAACTTTTAATACGCAATAAATATGAAAAATATAGTACAACTTATTTCCCTCTTATTCGTTTTCTTCTGGGGAGCATGCTCAGAAAAAGAACTGTCGCCTATATCGGAGAAAAAAGGAAAACCGGACCCTGTAATTGTCGATTCGGTGGAAAGTATTGCCGGAGGAGCTAAAATAACTTATCTTATACCCGGCTCTTCTAATTTGCAAATGGTAAAAGCGGTTTATTCACGGTCTGCCGGCAAAGAAGAAGTAAGTATCGCTTCCAAATATGAAAATACGCTTTTGGTACAAGGTTATAATGATACGGAAGAGCATGAAGTTACGTTATATGCCATAAGTACGGCTATGGAAATATCCGATCCGGTAAAAGTGAAGATAAAGCCGGATCTATCCCCTTTGCGTAAGATACAAGAATCCATGCAAATCTTACCAGATTTCGGCGGTGCACGGTTTATTTGGGAAAATACGGAAAAAGCTCCTATCACGATAGATTTATTGGTTGCCGATGATGAAGGTACTTTGAAAGTATCCAAGATTCATTATTCTTCGGCTTCTACGTCGTATCAATCGCTGAGAGGTTACCAACCGGTACCCCGGAAATTTGCGGCGGTCATTCACGACATGTACGAAAATCAATCGGATACTATTTATCCTGCACAAGAAGAAATTGTTCCTATTCTGGAAATGGAAGTAGATAAAAAAGGAATGAGTATGTACACGGTAGACGGTGACGGTGACTTCAATATCTATGGAACTCATGATTTCTGGATGTTCGACGGAGATGTGACTACCTTTGCCCATTCTTCCGCCCCGCCGGCTGTATTTACCATCGATTTGGGACGTCCCGTCAAATTAAGCCGCTTTAAATTATGGAACCGTCAATATGAGAATAATTATTACTATTGGGGAAACCTGCGATTCTTCAAAGTATACGGACGTTTGGAGACTCCTTCCAAAAATGGAAACTGGGACGAATGGCCTCTTATTGCAGAATGCGAAGAAATAAAGCCTTCGGGTATCCCGGATACCAAGCAAATGACAAATGAAGATATTGCCGCGGCGGAAGCAGGT
This window harbors:
- a CDS encoding SusC/RagA family TonB-linked outer membrane protein, which gives rise to MKKHAKQISHVRKLATNYLIGFSLLFSFGLYSPHLSAHTKEIEEREQNDKVIQISGRVTDEQGEPLPGATVMVEGTSRGAIVDNEGNFELNGVPEDGKIIVSFIGMESQILPVERKTTFHITLKEKKNELEEVAIVAFAKQKKESVLASITTVKPAELKVPSSNLTTSLAGRVAGLISYQQSGEPGQDNAQFFIRGITSFGAKAKTNPLILIDGIELSADDLARLNTDDIASFSIMKDATATALYGARGANGVILVTTKEGKEGKVAVSFRIENSFSSPTRKIDLADPVTYMKLHNESVKTRNPLGLQPYSLEKIAMTERGLYPDLYPTTDWYNYMFKDYTMNQRANFSVSGGGAIARYYVAASLSNDNGNLKMDKRNNFNTNIDLKKYVIRSNININITKTTEAVIRLHATFDDYTGPLDGGAGLYSKVMQANPALFKPYYEPDETNRYAKHILFGNYGKADYINPYAEMLKGYKDWSKTLMLAQFEVKQNFDFITEGLKGRFLFNTNRYSEYDVQRFYKPFYYNVMSAEANAEYKLDPLNPQDGTEYIDYQEGNKYVNSVIYLETALEYQKTFAKVHNLSGLLVYIMRQYSTANGGSLQASLPQRNVGLSGRFTYDYDNRYFVELNFGYNGSERFSDNNRFGFFPSVGAAWYISNEKFFEPVRPVITQLKLKGTYGLVGNDAIGDANDRFFYLSQIEMQRDNRSVSFGEYLNNKILGVETVRYANENIGWETSYKTNLGIEFSLFDKFTLLADLFHDKRTNILVDRIVPASMGLSASKTTQANLGVAMSQGVDMEANYQHNFTNDLWVTGRGTFTYVNSKVKDWEEPDYSKTPWLSKKNRPIGQVFGYIAERLFIDEEDIKTSPRQIGEYMPGDIKYRDINGDGKISTLDQVPIGFPQSPEINYGFGVSVGYKGFDASVFFQGSARQSFWIDTKQTSPFVDINDSYTGNNALLNAYANSHWSEANPDIYALWPRLSNYLVDNNQQTSTWFLQDATFIRLKSMEVGYTIPQKITRKIGINNFRVYVSGTNLLTWSKFKLWDPEMAGNGLGYPVQRVINTGLNLTF
- a CDS encoding RagB/SusD family nutrient uptake outer membrane protein, with translation MKTIYTYTVTFVMSVIAASCNYLDVVPDNITVLDNAFSSRYTAEQYLATCYWHVPYGDENQNPAMLGSAEGIFNNDKSAWGMTIAKGNNSAANPAIDHWSGTNGGRNVYNGIRDCNVFLENIDKVRDLNNLEREQWRAEVKVLKAYFHFYLLRYYGPIHIIRENLPVYEELSKVQLYREPVDDCFKYIIELLDEAIDSEALPSIIQNTQRELGRITLPAALMMKARVMMYWASPLFNGNTDYEAFKDQKGNPFFNQVYDKERWTQAAAACEKAIRVCNENGIRLYDRQDFKTQYAISDSTILNCVLRNSYSERWNPEIIWGNTNIIVHTMQQVAQAGLRPVTSNIVYSYYAVPINTVEQFYSDKGVFIEEDVTFDYANRYKLRTAGEKDKYYIEKGQQTANLNFNREPRYYAFLAFDRGKWYGIGKLDNDAETWHVEGKLKEYSAAYDPGNYSATGYWPKKIVSLKSGYESEKDYRIETYAFPELRYSDLLLYYAEALNEMKEAPDQAVYDAIDQIRKRAGLEGVCESWAKYSKYPNKPLSKAGMREIIHRERLIELAFENAHYWDLRRWKEAITTLNRPVKAWNVLSDNNDDYYTVKVYFTQKFSQRDYLAPIPESELIKNPLLIQNPGW
- a CDS encoding DUF5000 domain-containing lipoprotein, producing the protein MKNIVQLISLLFVFFWGACSEKELSPISEKKGKPDPVIVDSVESIAGGAKITYLIPGSSNLQMVKAVYSRSAGKEEVSIASKYENTLLVQGYNDTEEHEVTLYAISTAMEISDPVKVKIKPDLSPLRKIQESMQILPDFGGARFIWENTEKAPITIDLLVADDEGTLKVSKIHYSSASTSYQSLRGYQPVPRKFAAVIHDMYENQSDTIYPAQEEIVPILEMEVDKKGMSMYTVDGDGDFNIYGTHDFWMFDGDVTTFAHSSAPPAVFTIDLGRPVKLSRFKLWNRQYENNYYYWGNLRFFKVYGRLETPSKNGNWDEWPLIAECEEIKPSGIPDTKQMTNEDIAAAEAGFEFEIGFDVPPVRYLRFSVEETWSGTSFAHPAEFTFYGQYE